TTGCTGATTCTTCTATAATTGCGACAACGCCCGCAGAACTATCGGGTAGGTGGTGTAAGAAGCCATATTCCTTGAGCGTATTGAGAAAATCTAAGCCAACATCAAGACCAGATAAAAAACTTCTATCTAGCTGAAGTGCAACGTCAAAAAGAGCCGTATGTTTGGGCATTGCATCAAAACACAATTCCCAGGGCACACCATTTGCTCTTCCTTCTACTGCTAACCGTACCGCCTTACACCACGTATTACTGGGAGGCTCTCCCTGGGCATTACATATACTTCGTGTAGGTCTCAGCGAAAGAGTCCGCAAATCCTGCTCCGCCTGAGATGTATATCCAAGCCGCTCGCAATGCAGTGCTACTTCATTGACTGTCAGATCTCGAGACTGGAAATAGACAGGAAGATCCTCTACAACCTCTATTCCATGTCCAAATTCATAATCATCACTTAAATACTGTAAAGAAAGTGAATGATCATAATCATCATCCGTTTCTTTTGTTCGAAAAATATCAAAATCTCTCACCTCAAGAGTGTTTGAGAGAGGATGCAGGAGTCTTCGCAGAGTTTCTCTTGGCACACCTCCTTTATACCAGTATCCCTCTGGTAGATACGGATACGGAGATGCTACTCGCCGAATCCTATACAAAGAAGACTCTCCAATACTCATCGTTAATTACTCTCCTGATTCTTTTTACCTCAGCGAATGAAAAAAGTATTCAAGTTATGACTATCACCATACAGCGATATCCAACTCTTAGTACAGCATACCCTATTATCGCTCTATTTATAGCCAGTTGCAGGAATACCAGCAAAATATGTGTGGTTTGGTTGGATTCTATAATCCTTATCTTGATCAAAATGAAAGAAATAGGATGGCAACTCATCTTGCCGATTCACTACGACACCGTGGGCCCGATGATTCTTCAACGTGGAGCAATGAAGGGGGCCTTACCTTTGCTCATCGTCGACTGGCCATTCTCGATCTCTCTCCGCATGCAAAACAGCCAATGGTATCTCCTCGCACTGGGACAGTGCTGGTTTATAACGGAGAGATCTATAACTATCGCTCAATTCGGAAAGAATTAGAATGGAGTGGCTTATCGTTTCACGGAAGTGGAGATACTGAAGTCCTATTAGCAGCTATAGATCACTGGGGCCTAGAAAAGACTCTGACTAAGTGTAATGGAATGTTTGCAATTTGCCTTTGGAACGAAAATGAGCGAATTCTTCACATCGCACGAGATAGAATAGGAATAAAACCACTTTACTACGGATGGCTTAAAAGCGGCTTTGTTGTGACCTCTGAACTTAAAGCTCTCTATGGCCTGAAAGAATTTTGCCTTCCCCTTTCTTCTACTGGGCTATCACTCTTTTTCGAACATGGCTATATTTCGGCACCATATACAATCTTTCAGGGAATCTGGAAGATGATTCCTGGCACGAGCCTGTCGCTCAGCCAAAGCGAGCTTGAGTCAGCACCTAAAGGATTTTCTCCATATACAGACCGTAGTCATCTCTCCCCCAAGTCATTCTGGCAAGTACCGGACATTTCGCCTCCATATTCTGGTTCGCTACAGGATGCCATTGTCGATCTCCACGAGCTCATTAGAGATTCGGTCCGCATCCGCTCACTGGCGGATGTTCCAGTAGGGGCTTTTCTCTCAGGGGGTATCGATTCATCCACCATTGTGAGCTGTATGAACAGCTTGGATCCCCGAAATGTGCGGACATTTTCAATCGGCTTTCAAGAAAGTCAGTTTAACGAAGCGCCCTATGCGAGTGCAATTGCTTCCCATTTAGGTACAAAGCATACCGAGCACTATGTGAGTACCTCCGATGCACTCAACGTTATCCCGAACCTTTCTACAATCTATGATGAGCCATTTGCAGATTCATCACAGATTCCAACACTTTTACTCTCTCAGCTCACACGAGAACAAGTAACCGTATCTCTTTCAGGAGATGGGGGTGATGAGCTGTTCCTTGGATATCCTCGCTATCTCTTAGCAAAACGAGTCTGGAGCATACTGAAAAATGCACCATATCCACTACGAACTCGGCTCAAGGATGGAATTCAAGCTGTTCCTTCAAGCGGCTGGAGTAGTGTCTATTCAATTTTCCAGTGGCTATTACCCGAAGCGCTTCGAGGAATTCGAACTCCTGGAATGAAAGTACATCGATTTGCAGAGCTTCTTTGTGCTTCAAACCTTAGAGAGGTTTATCTTCAGGCGAATCTTCATTGGCCACCTTATGAAACTCCGGTTCATCGCTATGTTCCGTCGCAAACGCTCTTTCATACTGATATCGCTTCTAAAACATTAGCATCACGACACGACTACTTGAGTTTTATCGATTTTCATACCTACCTACCTGACGATATCCTTACGAAAGTTGACCGAGCCTCTATGGCATATGGATTGGAGGCACGTGTGCCCCTTTTAGACCATCGGATTATTGAATTTGCTCGGACATTGCCTATGAACTGGTGCATTGCTCATGGCTCACAAAAATATATCTTAAAAAAAATACTGAATAGGTATCTCCCTGAGACACTTTTTGAACGTCCAAAGGCAGGATTTTCCATTCCGCTTGCAAAATGGCTGCGAACAGAGCTCCGTTCCTGGGCTGAATCACTCCTAACACCAACCGAACTTCCACCAGATGGTCTCCTCAATAGATCCTTAATCCTAAAGACCTGGAAACGGCACCAACTCGAAGAGCTTGATTTGCATTCAAAACTTTGGAATGTCTTGATTTTTCAACAATGGAAGCGGACCTGGAGCGCAAATATCCTAGATCACTAGGCATTTCTCTTCAAATCCTCATGCCACCTTTTAGTTCTCTGTTCCAACAGCGAGCCGATAAGCATAGGTATTTTATATCTGCTACTGTTTTCTTCTCATGCTGATTCTATGACAGATCGGGCTTGATAAATTCTAAAACCTATGGAATTTACTAACGCCTCTTACCCGTCAATGGGAAACGCATTTTAACAAGTAAAGTGAGTATAGCGGCATAGAGTTATGAGTGATTTTTCAACTCCATATACGCCTGATAGTCTCGAGGACATGCTAGGGGAAGGCCCTGAATACTCGTTTCAAGACTTTTCGCTACAGGGAGGAGGTCTTTATAACTATAACCGTGACGATGTTGAGTTTGACACAGCTCATAACTTCTCCATCCCACTCGAACGACTCCCTCGTCGAAGTCGAGATCAGTTTCCCGAACTTTCACTTCCACTTCGTGTTGTAAAGCATATATCTGTTGAGGCTTCAATGAGTTCACATGATCGCATTCTTGATATCGGCTCTGGTAAGGGCCGACTTGCTGTCATGCTTCATACACTGACTGGAGCTCAAGTACGAGGCATTGAGATTGAGCCTTCATATGTGACGTATGCACGTGAGAGAACGCATAATTTTTCTGGTATCTCTTTTGAAACAGGAGATGCAACGAAAGTTGAGTTTCAAGATGAAAATATTATCTGTCTGATTAATCCATTTCGAGGTGCTCTCATGGAGAACCTCTTAACACGAATTCATACATATTATCTCGAAAAGAAAGAACAGGATTCAGACTCGTCTCTAAAAATAATCTCTCAAGGAATTTGCTCGTTTCACCTTCAGAGTAAACCCTGGCTTAAGCAGGTGGGGAGTGGGGATGGCATCCTATCCGTTGGGATCTTTGAGCTCTGTCGAGATTGAGGAACGAGCCTCCCCCTCCTCTCGCCCTAGAAAGCTCTTAATATCAAACCGATCGCTAACGTCACTCTGCTCATGAATAATATTCGGTCTACCATTCGTAAAATGAATTACGCCACCAAGCTGAAATCCATCACCAGAAAGATATCCGACTCCACACCTTTCAACACAGAGCGCAGGAACAGCTTTCCTTAAGACTCTAACTCCAAAGGCCCTCCAAAGAGATGCCTTGGAAAAACCGCAGAGCTCATAAAGAAAACATCTCGGGTCTTCAATAAGCTCGACCTGATCAAGATTAAAACTTTTGATCATTTTCAAGGCACGCTCCGTGGGACCCATATGTACGATTACTACCTGAATGCCAGCCCCACGAAGCCTCTCTCGTTCTGCGGAAATATCCTTAAAGACTTGCCGACAAAACGTACATCCTAAGTGACGAACAAAGAAAAGAAGAGTAGGCCTCTCAAACGAAGAGCTTCTGAGACTCTCAAACTGAGCGAGCAGCTCTTTTTCTCTTCCAATATTTTTGTTTCCATTCCTATGAGATTGCCATACTTTCAAAAGAATTAAGAAAAAAGGAATCCACCAGACCAGATCATTCGTAATAAGAAGCCAGGCTCCCGCCTCTGGCATGGAATGTGGAGTAACATTAAAGAAGTATCCTAGGGGCCCTAAAATTTTCCCCATAAAACCAATGAATACAATCGGCCAATATCGAAGAATATCGGTACTGGCAATCAGATAAGCAAGCCCATAGAGCCCCACAATCATTCCAATACACTGCCAAAGTGCCGGATATTCTGGCAGCGCGATTCCAGAAAGAATAAAGTAGTGCTCTGGGAAAAATACTGCCCATGCACCAAAACAAATATTATATATTCCCGCAATGAGCAGTACTATTTGTGGCCAACCAATAACAGGAGGCTTCCAAGCTCGGTGGACATAAAGAGTGTCGGTGGTCGCCAGCCGTGATACGGTACTATGATGATCAACTTGCAAATCTTTCATAGACTTTTTATATCAAAGGTTTTTTTAAGCCGAGCACTAATGCTAATTCAATATGTTTCTCTTCGCATTTCCAGAAATAGCAGCCGAAACTTCCCTCTCGACAAAGGATACTCTGAAACTATAACTAAACGGTTTTGCCCTCCAGAGGAATAGAAAAGAACATTTTCATAGAAATATTTCTTCTATTTCGTTATTGCTTTCGTTTATATCTTGCCCTCGCATGTTAGCCGGAAGTTCTTTCTCTTGCACTTGATAGCACTACATTGAAACCATCGGTAAAAAACTACTTCCTACCGATGGTCTTTCCGTCATGACTAAGCTGCTAACTTGAATTCAGCCTCTTTTTGCTCGTCGAGCCTCTTTTGAAGTTCAATCACTGAGTCTTCATACTGCTTGCTGTTCGTAAGAAGTTCGAGAAGTTCTCCTATCTGACCATCCTCATTCGCCATGCCCCGAATTTGCCTGACCACTTCTTGATGCACCTGAGCACGATCAATAGGTGTCATCGGCTCTCCAGAGAGCTTTGAAAGATGTTGCAGATATACTTGATATTCGTGCTCAGATACTCGATTCGTAACTCGCAGGAGCTCAATTTGCTGGCGCAGTGAAGCAAATGTAACACCACCAGCTTTCAACATTGCCTTAAAGTTTTCACGGACATCCGCGTCGGATTGCGCATTGGATGTAGCGGCGTTCAGGCTTTGCGCAGCTGCAGCATCGAATAAACTATTCTTTTTATGTGTCGTTGGGTTAAGCCCTGTAGCAATAGCATAAAGATGACCAAGCGGAACATTCTGAGAGGCTAAAGGATCGTTCCAATCTAAGACATGCGTCAAACGCTCAGAACCATCAAGGCTTCTTAACTTAGACTTTCCATCCCGTCCGATATTATACGTACTCCCATCAGCGAGTGGCACATGATGAGAGCCATCTATTTTACGGGCAAAACCAGCTTGCTCCATAGCATCACGCCAACTATCTCGTGCTATCTGTCCCTTATTCTTCTTGCTTCCAAATGCTCCTATAAGAGCGCCCACTCCTGCTCCAATCAGACCACCGACGATCGTTCCTACAATTGGCACGCTAGACCCAATGGTGGCACCAAGTGAAGCACCAGCCGCCAACGAAGAGATTGTCGCTACCCCAGCTCCAATAGCAGCTCCAGCACTGCCAAGCCCAATAGCCCCAATCTTTACTCCCTGACTTCTTGGAACATCACCTAACAGATCGATGACGTCTACTGCTTGTTTTCCACCGGTAAAAATACCTACGATAGCACTCGCTCCCGAAGCAACTCGCCCCAGCATCGATTTACCAGCTTGTTTTCCTAAAGCATCCAGGACAATCTCACTCCCTTGAATCGACGCAATAAATCGCTGTGTGTCATCCATGTCGCTCCATTTATTTACAATGTTTGCCAATGTAAGAGCACTCGTCGCTTTTGATGCCTGAATATCGGTAATCCATCCGTTAGTCTGAGCTGAAGAGAGGCCAGTCTCTGCAAGTGAAAGCAGCTTATCTTTTAACTTTTCATCTCCAACTAAGGTAGAAACAACCTTTAATGCTGAACTGACATTATGAGCCTCGATAAGGACTTTTTCAGGGATAACCTCTCCACTCTCCAATAAAAATCCCCGTTTTCCATCAGGCAGCATTGCACTCCCGACAACCCCGACATCCATTACTTGCGTTGGGGACTGAGGGCTTCCCGTGAAAGATGTTACGCTCAGCTGAGCAAGAGCCTCGGCAATCGCCAGTGCTTTCTCGGTTCTTGAGGCATTGCTGTGGAAGGTAGACATCAGAGCATCCGTTACCACACGAAATTTTTCACTCTCTGGCCTTCCAATAATATTGAGATCTTCAAGGATACTCGTGC
The bacterium DNA segment above includes these coding regions:
- the asnB gene encoding asparagine synthase (glutamine-hydrolyzing), producing the protein MCGLVGFYNPYLDQNERNRMATHLADSLRHRGPDDSSTWSNEGGLTFAHRRLAILDLSPHAKQPMVSPRTGTVLVYNGEIYNYRSIRKELEWSGLSFHGSGDTEVLLAAIDHWGLEKTLTKCNGMFAICLWNENERILHIARDRIGIKPLYYGWLKSGFVVTSELKALYGLKEFCLPLSSTGLSLFFEHGYISAPYTIFQGIWKMIPGTSLSLSQSELESAPKGFSPYTDRSHLSPKSFWQVPDISPPYSGSLQDAIVDLHELIRDSVRIRSLADVPVGAFLSGGIDSSTIVSCMNSLDPRNVRTFSIGFQESQFNEAPYASAIASHLGTKHTEHYVSTSDALNVIPNLSTIYDEPFADSSQIPTLLLSQLTREQVTVSLSGDGGDELFLGYPRYLLAKRVWSILKNAPYPLRTRLKDGIQAVPSSGWSSVYSIFQWLLPEALRGIRTPGMKVHRFAELLCASNLREVYLQANLHWPPYETPVHRYVPSQTLFHTDIASKTLASRHDYLSFIDFHTYLPDDILTKVDRASMAYGLEARVPLLDHRIIEFARTLPMNWCIAHGSQKYILKKILNRYLPETLFERPKAGFSIPLAKWLRTELRSWAESLLTPTELPPDGLLNRSLILKTWKRHQLEELDLHSKLWNVLIFQQWKRTWSANILDH
- a CDS encoding class I SAM-dependent methyltransferase, translating into MSDFSTPYTPDSLEDMLGEGPEYSFQDFSLQGGGLYNYNRDDVEFDTAHNFSIPLERLPRRSRDQFPELSLPLRVVKHISVEASMSSHDRILDIGSGKGRLAVMLHTLTGAQVRGIEIEPSYVTYARERTHNFSGISFETGDATKVEFQDENIICLINPFRGALMENLLTRIHTYYLEKKEQDSDSSLKIISQGICSFHLQSKPWLKQVGSGDGILSVGIFELCRD